The following proteins are encoded in a genomic region of Sorangiineae bacterium MSr12523:
- a CDS encoding methyltransferase domain-containing protein, whose translation MDRKPNELDDVSEDRYATGFLSKDIPTELTRLRTLETWSDPVSKAMILQRGIRPNWSCLEMGAGAGSMSYWLAEQCPEGRIVAADNDPRYLEDGRAPNLEIARVDLTKHEFPPASFDLVHARFLLSHLAPRNDIVRRAVQWLAPGGTLLVEDYYVLPIEEIPNRAWRELMDGVKRAFLVQGSDTQWVRQIPSLFVELGLEDLRIDMTPVLIGQDNVSNEVWSLGLAQFVPFMLEKGLITREQVAAYHAQPQAARVDLPFATLSVSARRGEG comes from the coding sequence ATGGACCGCAAGCCAAACGAATTGGACGACGTCTCCGAGGATCGCTACGCCACCGGGTTTCTCAGCAAGGACATCCCCACGGAACTCACGCGTCTGCGCACCTTGGAAACGTGGTCCGATCCAGTGTCGAAGGCCATGATCCTCCAACGGGGCATTCGGCCGAATTGGAGCTGCTTGGAAATGGGCGCCGGCGCAGGTTCCATGTCCTATTGGCTCGCGGAGCAGTGCCCCGAGGGCCGCATCGTGGCCGCGGACAATGATCCGCGCTACCTCGAGGACGGGCGCGCACCCAACCTGGAAATTGCCCGCGTCGATCTCACGAAGCACGAATTTCCCCCGGCGAGCTTCGATTTGGTGCACGCACGGTTTCTTCTGTCCCATTTGGCGCCGCGCAACGACATTGTCAGGCGCGCCGTCCAATGGCTGGCCCCGGGCGGGACCCTGTTGGTGGAGGACTATTACGTACTTCCCATCGAGGAAATCCCGAATCGCGCTTGGCGAGAACTCATGGACGGCGTCAAACGCGCGTTCCTCGTGCAAGGAAGCGATACCCAATGGGTACGCCAGATTCCGTCTCTTTTCGTGGAGCTCGGCCTGGAGGACCTTCGCATCGACATGACACCGGTGCTCATCGGACAGGACAATGTTTCCAATGAGGTATGGAGCCTCGGACTCGCGCAGTTCGTTCCCTTCATGCTCGAAAAGGGCCTCATCACGCGGGAGCAGGTCGCGGCCTACCACGCGCAGCCCCAGGCCGCACGCGTCGATCTTCCATTCGCCACCCTCTCCGTTTCGGCGCGCCGCGGCGAAGGTTAG
- a CDS encoding GMC family oxidoreductase — MSSPSREAEDPGVESRSPQAANLRYPDDDLPEGSVVDGETLARDVEESFDFIIVGSGAAGAVAAHVLASAGHAVAIVEEGPWVKTREFGADVQSAFQRLIRDSAMQAVEGRSFLPLLQGRCVGGSTVVNSAIAWRTPEDVLDDWAEHFGLGDTLTMRDLEPHFTVLERDLNVRAVADDALGQNNGLFLEQAKNAGYEAGRMRRYDAGCRGSGRCLSGCPSAAKRGMSVTYVPMALAAGARIFTSCRVDQVLRARGRATGIVARSTSSDPWRATDRRVLLHARKGVLLAASTIQTPVILRRSGVRGAALGEHFQIHPGLALAGKFDRPVRMNFGATQGAESIHFRRTHRFKLETISLPPELVAARIPGAGQELTQRLADYGHLAVWAAQVRARAEGTVRPAWGGGARVRLTLTEADVVATRAACATIARMLFDAGAREVWPGIYGVPSILTSPDDVALIADGPLDPRAYSYIATHLFGAARMGPDARSSTVGLNFDVHGTEALYVIDSSVFPTNLGVNPQHSIMAIARLAATRIAEKAASEIAA, encoded by the coding sequence ATGAGCAGTCCGTCGCGTGAGGCCGAGGACCCCGGCGTGGAAAGTCGGTCGCCGCAAGCGGCGAACCTCCGGTACCCCGACGACGACCTTCCCGAGGGCTCCGTCGTCGACGGCGAGACCCTCGCGCGCGACGTGGAAGAAAGCTTCGACTTCATCATCGTGGGCTCGGGAGCCGCCGGCGCCGTGGCCGCGCACGTCCTTGCCTCCGCCGGCCACGCGGTGGCCATCGTCGAAGAGGGCCCGTGGGTCAAGACGCGCGAATTCGGCGCCGACGTGCAGAGCGCTTTCCAGCGCCTGATTCGCGACAGCGCCATGCAGGCCGTCGAGGGGCGCAGCTTCCTGCCGCTCCTCCAAGGTCGGTGCGTGGGCGGCAGCACCGTGGTGAACTCCGCGATCGCGTGGCGCACGCCGGAGGACGTGCTCGATGACTGGGCCGAGCACTTCGGCCTCGGCGACACCTTGACCATGCGCGACCTCGAGCCCCACTTCACCGTCCTCGAGCGCGATCTCAATGTCCGCGCCGTGGCCGACGATGCCCTCGGCCAGAACAACGGTCTCTTTCTGGAGCAGGCGAAAAACGCGGGCTACGAAGCCGGAAGAATGCGCCGCTACGACGCGGGATGCCGCGGATCCGGGCGCTGTTTGAGCGGCTGTCCCTCCGCCGCCAAGCGCGGCATGAGCGTCACCTACGTTCCCATGGCCCTCGCCGCCGGCGCGCGCATCTTCACCTCGTGCCGCGTGGACCAGGTGCTGCGTGCGCGCGGGCGGGCGACGGGCATCGTCGCGCGCTCGACCAGCTCCGATCCGTGGCGGGCCACCGATCGGCGCGTCCTGTTGCATGCGCGCAAAGGTGTACTTCTCGCGGCGAGCACCATCCAGACGCCCGTCATTCTTCGGCGCAGCGGGGTGCGCGGGGCGGCGCTCGGGGAGCACTTTCAGATCCACCCCGGCCTGGCCCTCGCGGGAAAGTTCGACAGGCCGGTGCGCATGAACTTCGGCGCCACCCAGGGCGCCGAGAGCATTCACTTCCGCCGCACGCACCGTTTCAAGCTGGAGACCATCTCTTTGCCGCCGGAGCTCGTGGCGGCGCGCATTCCCGGCGCCGGGCAAGAGCTCACGCAGCGCCTCGCCGATTACGGGCACCTCGCCGTTTGGGCCGCCCAGGTGCGCGCCCGCGCCGAAGGCACCGTTCGTCCGGCGTGGGGCGGCGGCGCGCGCGTTCGCCTCACGCTGACCGAGGCCGACGTCGTCGCCACGCGCGCGGCGTGCGCCACCATCGCGCGCATGCTCTTCGACGCTGGCGCGCGCGAGGTCTGGCCCGGAATTTACGGTGTTCCGTCGATTCTCACGTCACCGGACGACGTGGCCCTCATCGCCGACGGCCCGCTCGATCCGCGCGCCTATTCGTACATTGCGACCCACCTCTTTGGGGCGGCGCGCATGGGGCCCGATGCGCGCAGCAGCACCGTCGGTCTGAACTTCGACGTCCACGGCACCGAGGCCCTCTACGTCATCGACTCCAGCGTTTTTCCCACGAACCTTGGTGTCAATCCGCAGCACTCCATCATGGCCATCGCCCGCCTCGCCGCCACGCGCATCGCCGAAAAGGCCGCCTCGGAAATCGCGGCCTAA
- a CDS encoding phosphopantetheine-binding protein: MIKAAISEYMEQNFLFKFDDEITESTDLFKAGIMDSFGYVQLMQFLQENFDIKFSKQELLSDVISSLSGIVEAVEAKLEAGKAA; this comes from the coding sequence ATGATCAAGGCAGCAATCTCCGAGTACATGGAGCAGAACTTTTTGTTCAAGTTCGACGATGAAATCACGGAGTCCACCGATCTCTTCAAGGCGGGCATCATGGATTCGTTCGGATACGTGCAATTGATGCAGTTTCTGCAAGAAAACTTCGACATCAAGTTTTCGAAGCAAGAGCTGCTCTCCGACGTGATCTCGTCGTTGTCGGGAATCGTGGAAGCCGTCGAGGCGAAACTCGAGGCGGGCAAAGCGGCCTGA
- a CDS encoding PfaD family polyunsaturated fatty acid/polyketide biosynthesis protein: protein MITATSLGNSEFKADYAIKYAYVAGAMYKGIASKELVVAMGKAGLIGYFGTGGLRLEEVESSIRYIQSELSTGAGRSYGMNFLSNPESPETEERTVDIYLRHGVRCVEAAAFIRMTPSLVRYRLKGITPDPARGATAANRILAKVSRPEIASAFMQPPPEAIVRDLVTSGRLSQREADLAHLIPMADDICVEADSGGHTDRGVAYALMPAMLTLRDEMMAKYHYGRRIRVGAAGGIGTPQAAAAAFVMGADFILTGSINQCTREAGTSDSVKALLQQLDVQDTAHAPAGDMFELGAKVQVVRRGLFFPGRANKLYELYTRHDSLDEIDAATRRQIEQKYFKRSFDQVWEETKNHYAKANPRKLTEIERSPKQKMAAMFRWYFVHTTRLALNGIEEQKVDYQIHCGPALGSFNQWVKGTSMEPWQNRHVADIAERVMCGTADVLNARFGAMSGAQDR, encoded by the coding sequence ATGATCACGGCTACTTCGCTGGGCAATTCCGAGTTCAAGGCGGATTACGCGATCAAGTATGCCTACGTGGCCGGCGCCATGTACAAAGGCATCGCGTCCAAAGAGCTCGTCGTGGCGATGGGCAAAGCGGGCCTCATTGGATACTTCGGAACGGGCGGCCTCCGTTTGGAGGAGGTCGAGTCATCCATCCGGTACATTCAGTCGGAATTGTCCACCGGCGCGGGCCGTTCGTACGGAATGAACTTTCTCTCCAATCCGGAGTCACCGGAGACGGAGGAGCGAACGGTCGACATATACCTGCGACACGGGGTCCGCTGTGTGGAGGCCGCCGCGTTCATCCGCATGACCCCCTCGCTGGTACGTTATCGCCTCAAAGGAATTACGCCCGACCCGGCGCGCGGAGCCACGGCGGCCAATCGGATTCTTGCAAAGGTCTCGCGGCCGGAGATCGCATCCGCGTTCATGCAGCCGCCCCCCGAAGCCATCGTTCGAGATCTGGTCACTTCTGGGCGACTCTCGCAGCGGGAAGCGGATCTTGCCCACCTGATTCCCATGGCCGATGACATCTGCGTGGAGGCCGACTCCGGAGGCCACACGGATCGAGGCGTGGCCTATGCGCTGATGCCCGCGATGCTGACCCTGCGCGACGAGATGATGGCCAAATACCACTATGGCCGGCGCATTCGGGTCGGCGCGGCAGGCGGCATTGGCACCCCCCAAGCCGCCGCCGCCGCGTTCGTGATGGGCGCGGACTTCATTTTGACGGGTTCGATCAATCAATGCACACGGGAGGCCGGCACGAGCGACTCGGTGAAGGCGTTGTTGCAGCAGCTCGACGTTCAAGACACCGCCCATGCTCCGGCAGGCGACATGTTCGAGCTAGGCGCGAAGGTGCAAGTCGTGCGCCGCGGATTGTTCTTCCCGGGGCGGGCGAACAAACTTTACGAATTGTACACGCGCCACGATTCGCTCGATGAAATCGACGCGGCGACCCGGCGGCAGATCGAACAAAAATATTTCAAACGGTCGTTCGACCAGGTGTGGGAGGAGACCAAGAATCACTACGCCAAGGCAAACCCGCGAAAGCTCACCGAAATCGAACGCAGCCCGAAGCAAAAGATGGCGGCAATGTTTCGTTGGTATTTCGTCCACACCACACGACTTGCCTTGAATGGCATTGAAGAGCAAAAAGTCGATTATCAAATTCATTGCGGTCCAGCCCTCGGATCGTTCAATCAGTGGGTCAAAGGAACATCCATGGAGCCCTGGCAAAATCGACACGTGGCCGACATTGCCGAGAGGGTCATGTGCGGCACGGCCGACGTGCTGAACGCACGTTTCGGCGCGATGAGTGGTGCGCAGGATCGATAG
- the fabD gene encoding ACP S-malonyltransferase, giving the protein MVSTTNIVFMFSGQGSQYFQMGQELYDRQPVFRQWMDRLDVMTRELSGTSVVEALYKQGRGKGDLFDRTLLSHPALFMVEYSLAKALIESRVQPHMVLGASLGTFTAASIAGCMDVEDALKAVIQHAKTLESFCEPGAMIAVLAPLHLYDAAGLHRYGELAAVNFEGNFVIAVRAHDVSAVEGILRGKDVTFRRLPVSFAFHSRWIDPAELPFKRHVRSTSMRAGQLPVVSCATRSKIPGSFSEDHLWSATREPIRFLDTIRSLEASGPHQYVDMDPAGTLATFIKYIQPQSPQSLAASKCHSVFSPFGKAMDRLGTVTDALASRPIPVPAAVPVPAVAPVVAAVTPVVAVANPIAFMFPGQGSQKRGMGAALFDSVPQYASVEREVDALLGYSLRRLCVEDPENVLKESQFTQPALYMVNALHYYEAIAQGVRPHYVAGHSLGEYDALLAAGSFDLLTGLRLVKKRGELMGQAKSGGMAAVIGLEEDRIQQVLKENDLASMDIANFNSPGQIVISGPLDDVTRAKPIFEKSGARVYIPLPVGAAFHSRYVADAARAFGDFLAPMEFDAPRIPVISNVTAMPYETRNASATIKSLLIDQITRPVQWMQSMNFLMEKGVRDFREVGPGNVLTKIAHNIQKAAA; this is encoded by the coding sequence ATGGTGTCGACGACGAACATCGTATTCATGTTTTCCGGCCAGGGCTCCCAGTACTTCCAAATGGGCCAGGAGCTCTACGACCGCCAGCCGGTGTTCCGGCAATGGATGGATCGGCTCGACGTCATGACCCGGGAGCTTTCCGGGACCTCCGTGGTGGAAGCGCTGTACAAGCAGGGTAGGGGAAAAGGCGATCTCTTCGACCGCACGCTGCTTAGCCACCCCGCACTCTTCATGGTGGAGTACTCGCTGGCCAAGGCGCTCATCGAGTCGCGGGTCCAACCCCACATGGTGCTTGGTGCGAGCCTGGGGACCTTCACCGCCGCGAGCATCGCCGGGTGCATGGACGTGGAAGATGCGCTCAAAGCGGTGATTCAGCACGCGAAGACGCTGGAGTCCTTCTGCGAACCGGGGGCCATGATTGCCGTTCTGGCGCCGCTGCACCTCTACGACGCCGCAGGCCTGCATCGGTACGGTGAGCTGGCCGCGGTCAACTTCGAGGGAAACTTCGTGATCGCGGTTCGTGCGCACGACGTGTCGGCCGTGGAAGGCATTTTGCGAGGCAAAGACGTGACCTTTCGCAGGTTGCCCGTGTCATTTGCCTTTCATTCGCGGTGGATCGACCCCGCGGAACTGCCTTTCAAGCGCCACGTGAGGTCCACGAGCATGCGCGCCGGCCAACTGCCCGTGGTCTCTTGCGCCACGCGCTCGAAGATCCCTGGCAGCTTTTCCGAGGACCACCTGTGGAGTGCGACGCGCGAGCCGATTCGGTTCTTGGACACGATTCGCAGCCTGGAGGCGAGCGGTCCGCACCAGTACGTGGACATGGACCCGGCAGGTACGCTGGCTACGTTCATCAAGTACATCCAGCCCCAGAGTCCGCAGTCCCTGGCCGCATCGAAGTGTCACTCGGTTTTCTCCCCATTCGGCAAGGCCATGGACCGGCTTGGGACGGTCACCGACGCGTTGGCCTCGCGGCCGATTCCGGTGCCCGCCGCGGTGCCCGTGCCCGCCGTTGCACCGGTGGTGGCCGCCGTGACACCCGTGGTGGCCGTTGCGAATCCGATTGCCTTCATGTTCCCCGGCCAGGGCTCCCAAAAGCGCGGCATGGGGGCTGCGCTCTTCGACAGCGTGCCGCAATACGCGTCGGTCGAAAGAGAGGTGGATGCCCTGCTCGGATATTCACTGCGCAGGTTGTGTGTGGAAGACCCCGAGAACGTCCTCAAGGAAAGTCAGTTCACCCAGCCCGCCCTGTACATGGTGAACGCACTTCACTATTACGAAGCAATTGCACAGGGCGTACGACCGCACTACGTCGCCGGCCATAGCCTCGGCGAATACGATGCGCTGCTGGCGGCGGGGTCGTTCGATTTGTTGACTGGGCTGCGCCTGGTGAAAAAGCGCGGTGAATTGATGGGCCAAGCCAAGAGCGGCGGCATGGCCGCGGTGATCGGCCTGGAAGAGGACCGCATCCAGCAAGTGTTGAAGGAAAACGACCTGGCGAGCATGGACATCGCCAATTTCAACTCCCCCGGTCAAATCGTGATTTCGGGTCCGCTCGACGATGTGACCCGGGCCAAGCCCATTTTCGAGAAATCTGGGGCGCGGGTGTATATTCCTTTGCCGGTCGGTGCGGCCTTTCACTCGCGCTACGTGGCCGATGCTGCACGCGCGTTCGGCGATTTTTTGGCCCCCATGGAGTTCGATGCACCCCGAATACCGGTCATTTCCAACGTGACCGCGATGCCGTACGAGACTCGCAACGCGTCTGCCACGATCAAGTCACTTCTCATCGATCAGATCACACGCCCCGTTCAGTGGATGCAGAGCATGAATTTTCTCATGGAAAAGGGCGTGCGCGATTTTCGCGAAGTGGGCCCCGGCAACGTGCTCACCAAGATCGCGCACAATATTCAAAAGGCGGCCGCCTGA
- a CDS encoding amidase yields the protein MDGSLADRLTSYDATSLAEAIRARSLSCEDVISAHFERISKLNKECNALATLDQARALQDARAADTDLRKGRSRGPLHGVPITIKDALLTAGLRTTAGHSKYKDFVPVADAWVVDKLKKAGAIVIGKTNCAALCSDIQTRNDIFGTTTNPWDSDRTSGGSSGGDAAAVALGMSPLSIGSDTSGSIRVPSSYCGVFGLKTSADRIPRDGLLPLHDATHARPDSLTVVGPMARSIRDLALCHEILTGESLPIHTGASPKIYWTHRFDTQAVDDEVGGALDATFSALCNAGAEVAKVEPPFAMEKLFGTFIRLFMFEFCPEEIAGKMMSVFFLSEAVRSLFRGGVRGSYEALKRDQAALRRRMDVFMRGCDGWVLPATPSVAFAHQKTGRAIPMTLNGHTKHRGYWEASVGLTYPFNLLGNPCVVVPMGRSKEGMPIAVQVVGRVGEDRKLLGVAAYIAETIRARAGSSVRAPRNQLLNSGTMGGG from the coding sequence GTGGATGGTTCACTCGCCGACAGACTCACGAGCTACGACGCGACCTCGCTCGCCGAGGCGATACGCGCGAGGTCGCTGTCATGCGAAGATGTCATTTCGGCCCACTTCGAGCGTATCTCCAAATTAAATAAGGAGTGCAACGCACTGGCCACTTTGGACCAGGCGCGCGCACTCCAAGATGCGCGTGCGGCGGATACCGATTTGCGCAAAGGTAGGAGTCGAGGGCCATTGCATGGCGTGCCGATTACGATTAAAGATGCGCTCCTGACGGCGGGGTTGCGGACCACCGCCGGGCACTCCAAGTACAAGGACTTCGTACCGGTTGCGGACGCCTGGGTCGTCGACAAGTTGAAGAAGGCAGGCGCCATCGTGATCGGCAAGACGAACTGCGCCGCACTTTGTAGCGATATTCAAACGAGGAACGACATCTTCGGCACGACGACAAATCCCTGGGATTCGGATCGCACGTCCGGCGGAAGCTCCGGCGGAGATGCTGCGGCGGTGGCCCTGGGCATGTCGCCCCTGAGCATCGGCAGCGATACATCGGGCAGCATCCGTGTTCCGTCCAGCTATTGCGGTGTTTTCGGCCTGAAGACCTCGGCCGATAGAATTCCACGCGATGGTCTCTTGCCGCTGCACGATGCGACGCATGCCAGGCCCGATAGCCTGACCGTCGTCGGGCCCATGGCGCGCTCGATTCGGGATTTGGCGCTCTGCCATGAAATCCTGACGGGCGAATCGTTGCCGATCCATACTGGGGCATCGCCGAAAATCTATTGGACGCATCGATTCGACACGCAAGCGGTCGACGACGAAGTCGGCGGTGCCCTGGATGCGACATTCTCCGCGTTGTGCAACGCCGGGGCGGAGGTGGCCAAGGTCGAACCGCCGTTTGCGATGGAAAAGCTGTTTGGCACGTTCATCCGGCTTTTCATGTTCGAATTTTGCCCGGAGGAAATCGCCGGCAAGATGATGTCGGTCTTCTTTCTTTCCGAGGCGGTGCGATCGCTCTTTCGAGGGGGCGTGCGCGGAAGTTACGAGGCCTTGAAGCGCGACCAGGCCGCGCTCCGGCGCCGGATGGACGTCTTCATGCGAGGGTGCGATGGCTGGGTGCTTCCGGCCACCCCGTCGGTGGCGTTCGCGCACCAGAAAACGGGGCGAGCCATCCCGATGACCCTGAACGGCCACACGAAACATCGAGGCTATTGGGAAGCTTCCGTGGGGCTGACGTACCCGTTCAATTTGTTGGGCAATCCATGTGTGGTGGTTCCGATGGGGCGGAGCAAGGAGGGCATGCCAATCGCCGTTCAAGTGGTGGGGAGGGTCGGCGAAGATAGGAAATTACTGGGTGTCGCCGCGTACATTGCAGAAACGATTCGTGCCCGCGCGGGCAGCAGCGTACGCGCTCCACGAAATCAACTCCTCAACTCCGGAACGATGGGTGGTGGGTAA
- the asnB gene encoding asparagine synthase (glutamine-hydrolyzing) produces MCGIAGMYGARLPKVADETLAAMLRLIRHRGPNEAGVYLSERVCMGTVRLSIVGVATGQQPVSDPDERYFLCYNGEIYNYVELRKELKALGYRFTTESDTEVVLHAWQAWGTHCLNRFNGGFAFALYDRRQQALYLARDRYGKRPLFYTKHGANVLFGSEMKCFLAAKDFSFEFDPPQVASILTLWTPIGEQSGFKGIRQVPQGAYVKISESGPEIERYHRIDFVPPHEVRSESQAIEEVRDALQQAVALRLRSDVEVGMYLSGGLDSSILASVLKEQVTDRFRTYSVEFEDAEFDESADQRRMAAHVGSRHRTVRVTNELIAEHFPAAAFHAEVPVFRTAFVPMYLLSRMVRDDGIKVVITGEGADEAFLGYDLFKETLLRRAWSGLDDATKLSRLSRLYPYLKHYSGRDTTDLLGLYQAFSEERYPGLFSHELRIQNGLFSRRLLKGRIDGFGAIQQLLAEHPYFSAFSATEKAQWLEYQSLLPGYLLSSQGDRMALANSVENRCPFLDPNVVELSAAVNLEFDDGSDEKYLLRKAFEHALPAENLRKRKHPYRAPDSKAFVASRPDYLELLRSEHELAKNDLLDPRFCKLLVEKVFNAPAAEISTKENQTFIFLLSIALQRHQFVERNISGVAQNAPVDDLMVRRVDRRPRDASLVSEL; encoded by the coding sequence ATGTGCGGAATTGCCGGTATGTACGGCGCCCGCCTGCCCAAGGTGGCGGACGAGACGCTGGCGGCCATGTTGCGCCTCATTCGCCATCGGGGTCCCAACGAGGCGGGCGTATACCTGTCCGAACGGGTATGTATGGGGACGGTGCGTCTGAGCATCGTCGGAGTCGCAACCGGGCAACAACCGGTGAGCGATCCCGATGAGCGGTATTTCCTTTGCTACAACGGCGAGATTTACAATTACGTCGAGCTCAGGAAAGAGCTGAAGGCGCTCGGTTACCGTTTCACCACCGAGTCGGACACGGAGGTCGTTCTGCATGCCTGGCAAGCTTGGGGCACGCATTGTCTGAATCGTTTCAACGGCGGATTTGCATTCGCCTTGTACGATCGTCGGCAGCAGGCGCTCTACCTCGCGCGCGATCGCTATGGCAAGCGACCGCTCTTCTATACGAAGCACGGGGCGAACGTGCTGTTCGGCTCCGAGATGAAGTGCTTTTTGGCGGCCAAGGACTTTTCCTTCGAGTTCGACCCTCCGCAGGTGGCCTCGATCCTGACGCTCTGGACGCCGATCGGTGAACAGAGTGGATTCAAAGGCATTCGGCAGGTTCCCCAAGGCGCCTACGTCAAGATTTCCGAATCGGGGCCGGAAATCGAGCGCTACCACCGAATCGACTTCGTTCCGCCGCACGAAGTCCGCTCCGAGTCGCAGGCGATCGAGGAGGTCCGCGACGCGCTCCAGCAGGCCGTGGCGTTGCGCCTGCGGAGTGACGTGGAAGTGGGGATGTATTTGAGCGGCGGACTCGATTCGTCGATCCTCGCGAGCGTCCTGAAGGAGCAAGTGACCGATCGATTTCGCACGTATTCGGTCGAGTTCGAGGATGCGGAGTTCGACGAATCGGCCGACCAGCGTCGCATGGCCGCCCATGTCGGCTCGCGGCACCGGACCGTGCGCGTGACGAACGAATTGATCGCCGAGCACTTTCCGGCGGCGGCCTTTCACGCGGAAGTGCCCGTGTTCCGGACGGCGTTCGTGCCCATGTATCTGCTTTCGCGGATGGTGCGCGACGATGGCATCAAGGTCGTGATCACGGGGGAGGGCGCCGACGAGGCCTTTTTGGGGTACGACCTGTTCAAGGAAACGCTGCTCCGCCGCGCGTGGAGCGGACTGGATGATGCGACCAAGCTGTCGCGATTGAGCAGGCTCTATCCGTACCTCAAACACTACAGCGGGCGCGATACGACCGATCTTTTGGGGCTCTACCAAGCCTTCTCGGAGGAGCGCTATCCAGGTCTGTTTTCGCACGAGTTGCGCATTCAGAACGGACTGTTCTCGCGGCGCCTGCTCAAGGGGCGCATCGACGGTTTCGGTGCCATTCAGCAGCTGCTGGCGGAGCATCCGTATTTCTCGGCCTTTTCGGCGACGGAAAAGGCGCAGTGGCTGGAGTATCAGAGTCTGTTGCCGGGGTATTTGCTGTCGTCGCAGGGCGATCGGATGGCGCTGGCCAATTCCGTGGAAAACCGATGCCCCTTTCTCGATCCCAACGTGGTCGAGCTTTCGGCGGCGGTCAATCTCGAGTTCGACGATGGCTCGGACGAAAAGTATCTGCTCCGCAAGGCGTTCGAGCATGCGCTGCCGGCGGAGAATCTCCGCAAGCGAAAGCATCCCTACCGGGCGCCGGACAGCAAAGCGTTCGTGGCGAGCCGGCCGGACTACCTGGAGCTCCTGCGCTCGGAGCACGAGCTCGCGAAGAACGATCTTCTCGATCCGAGGTTCTGCAAGCTCCTCGTTGAAAAGGTGTTCAACGCGCCCGCCGCGGAAATCAGCACCAAAGAGAATCAGACCTTCATTTTTCTGCTGAGCATCGCCCTGCAACGTCACCAATTCGTCGAGCGGAACATCTCCGGCGTGGCGCAGAATGCACCCGTCGACGACCTGATGGTGAGGCGGGTGGATCGCCGCCCGCGCGATGCTTCCCTGGTGAGCGAACTGTAG